A genomic region of Bacteroidales bacterium contains the following coding sequences:
- a CDS encoding 4Fe-4S binding protein, which produces MLKKLRVVIAVAFLLFFAFVFIDIKYVTPEWWIFYISRLQFTPALLNLIVVGGFAIISLIFILMLTVLFGRVYCSTLCPLGTLQDVLTRIFNPKKKMRRFKYHKPNNWLRYSILAITAILFIFGSSLLLNLLDPYSNFGKIFSNLMRPLNMLINNELAAHYSRTGTYAINPVEVKGFQLFSIAYAALFLAIIGFLSAWRGRLFCNTICPVGTFLSLISRKSLFQIHLDHAKCNSCGLCAITCKAECIDAKSKNVDMSRCVGCFNCLSACKSNGVLYSIPVKVKSDQEIALPDKRRRFLIGGLLTSAAVFSGMKVLGEEEKRHRGRGQGRGRGRGNQEAPVPVVREFPVSPPGSICIEHFNSTCTACHLCITACPKQVLVPAFTEYGLMGLMQPRLDYGVSFCNYECVVCSQICPTGAIIPLANEEKKRVQIGIAHFVRRNCVVITDKTDCGACAEHCPTQAVRMVLHRNGLFVPEVTDNICVGCGACEHACPTDPKAIYVDGNHTHLVAEMPVIETIEKNIDLDDFPF; this is translated from the coding sequence ATGTTGAAAAAATTAAGGGTAGTCATCGCCGTTGCCTTCCTGCTGTTTTTTGCTTTCGTTTTTATTGACATCAAGTATGTGACACCTGAATGGTGGATTTTCTACATTAGCCGGCTGCAATTCACTCCGGCATTACTCAACTTGATTGTGGTCGGTGGTTTTGCCATTATCAGTTTGATCTTTATCCTGATGCTTACGGTACTCTTTGGAAGGGTTTATTGTTCCACGTTATGCCCATTGGGAACTTTGCAGGATGTACTCACCCGTATTTTTAATCCCAAAAAGAAAATGCGCCGTTTTAAATACCATAAGCCCAACAACTGGCTTCGATATTCAATTCTGGCGATTACGGCTATTCTTTTCATCTTTGGAAGTTCCCTGCTTTTAAATCTGCTCGATCCTTACAGCAATTTTGGTAAAATATTTTCCAACCTAATGAGGCCGTTGAATATGCTAATCAATAATGAATTAGCTGCACACTATTCAAGGACTGGTACCTATGCCATTAACCCTGTCGAAGTTAAAGGTTTTCAGTTGTTTTCGATAGCTTATGCTGCTTTGTTTCTTGCCATCATAGGTTTTCTTTCTGCCTGGCGCGGTAGGCTTTTTTGTAATACTATCTGCCCGGTTGGAACTTTTTTAAGCCTGATTTCCCGAAAATCTCTTTTTCAAATTCATCTCGATCACGCAAAGTGCAACAGCTGCGGCCTATGCGCCATTACGTGTAAAGCTGAATGCATTGATGCAAAATCAAAAAACGTAGATATGTCGCGATGTGTAGGCTGTTTCAATTGCTTGTCGGCTTGCAAATCGAATGGTGTCTTGTATTCAATTCCAGTTAAGGTAAAATCTGACCAGGAAATTGCATTGCCGGATAAACGGCGACGCTTTTTAATTGGCGGACTGCTAACATCTGCTGCTGTTTTTAGCGGAATGAAAGTTTTGGGAGAAGAAGAGAAAAGACATCGTGGAAGAGGGCAGGGGAGGGGGCGTGGGCGTGGTAACCAGGAAGCGCCTGTTCCGGTAGTTCGTGAATTTCCTGTTTCACCGCCCGGGTCCATATGTATTGAGCATTTCAATTCCACATGTACTGCCTGCCACCTGTGTATCACCGCTTGTCCCAAGCAGGTGCTCGTTCCTGCATTTACCGAATACGGTTTGATGGGATTAATGCAGCCCCGGCTGGATTACGGAGTCAGCTTTTGCAACTACGAATGTGTAGTTTGCAGCCAGATTTGCCCGACTGGCGCCATCATTCCATTAGCCAATGAAGAAAAGAAACGGGTACAGATCGGGATAGCGCATTTTGTAAGGAGAAACTGCGTGGTCATTACAGACAAGACCGATTGTGGCGCCTGTGCTGAGCATTGCCCAACACAAGCTGTAAGGATGGTACTTCATCGAAACGGATTGTTCGTTCCCGAGGTTACTGATAATATATGTGTGGGTTGTGGCGCTTGCGAACATGCCTGTCCCACCGACCCAAAAGCCATTTACGTCGATGGTAACCATACGCATCTGGTAGCTGAAATGCCCGTCATCGAAACCATCGAAAAAAACATTGACCTTGATGATTTTCCTTTCTAA